The Corvus moneduloides isolate bCorMon1 chromosome 1, bCorMon1.pri, whole genome shotgun sequence nucleotide sequence TGCTGGACTGTCTGACCCATTACAGTGGAGCATAAAAGTTTGAAAGAGTTAGGTAGTACATTTATGGATCTCAGattgtgaatttatttttccagctctaTTTAAATCATGCAGGGCTGTTTGAGACAGAAAGGACTGATTACGTCACCCACTTTATCTTCCTGCCAAATACACTTTTGGTTCTCTGATGCCTCTGTCAGTGCTATAGGTAACCTTGAAGAGCACTGAAGATAGGGTTTCCACTACTTTTTTGGAGAAACAATGCTGTTGAAATGCATGATTCACCGTAATCTTCTTTGGATCCCAATCACGCACAAACATCACCTGTCTTTGCTTTCAAGTCCTGCTTGTggcctgccttcctgccctctgTCACCTATCCTAACACTGTCAAGGTGCCTGCTCCAGTCAGTAGTAATGCAAAAGGCTTCTGGGGGGAGtgtgtgtttttcattttcagctggaGATGTGCTCAGCTTGCTGAGCTTTCCCCTTAGCACTGACATGCTGTGTGTGTTGCAAGGTGAGCCATCATAGCCAAGCATCTGCTTTGTCTCCCTCCTGCTTGTCTGTACTTGCAGTTGTGTGTGGCCCTGCCAACTTGAGTGCCTTTGTCCACGTTGTCCAGGATGGTGGGGAGAAGTTCTCCCATAGGAGCACTGTTGTCTTTCAAGTCAGTCTTTTACAACATCTCTTTGGTAGTAATGcttattaaaaaccaaaacaccaaaaccaaaaggGTAAGTACTTGACAGTTCAATAGCAGGCCAGTTTCCGGACTGATACCACCGCCTACACACTGGtccatttttttgttctcttcttcaTTCCACTTCTGTCTGTAAGTGCTCATGCTCTTCCTGGATAACAAACTGCCTTTGTTATACCCTGGTTGAACTCAGTGAGACAGTGGTCCATGGGAACTGTTTTTAAGTACTGCTACACGACATGTGGTTGGGAAGAATGGACTGTGACAGTTATGCTCTGGTTGTATTTATGCTAAATATGCAGGAGAAGTTTTGGCAATATTAATGAGGCTAAGCAGATTAGCCTGGAAGATGCTCTGAGAAACAAAGACATCCATGCAGCCTTCATCAGCACAGAGAACAGAAGCCATGAAGAAACCATCAGGTATTTTAAGGGGTTCCCCccaccttttccctctttcccctgtATTTTAgaagcacagaggagctgtgtaAAGGTGTTGCAGGAGAAGATATGAACACCGAGGAAAGACTGCCAGACTAGAGGCCTGAAGTGAGTGATAGTGAGTTCCCTAGAGCACCAATAAGCCCTGGAAGAGAGTAGGATTTAAGATGCATTAATTTCCCAAGTAATTCTATTTCCGTACCTCTAGGCCTATGTTTGATGGACAGGCAGCTTAAAACAGGATTTAAAGCCTTTCCTCACAGATTATATTGTGGAAGGGTAGTCCAGTGTCCCACTCCAGCTACTTGCATGTCTGTAAGTCAGAAATTGCAGTGCTCAATGCTGTAGCATTTTAGTGATTTGATGTAGGGGAGTGAGGGCATTCTGTGgcaaaagaagaattaaaaccCTCCTTCCCCGCTGTTTAAATGTGTGATGTAGCCACCACACCATCCTTACTAGGAAAGTTgccatttatttctgttactCCATGTTGTGCATCTCTCCATATGGAGCTGGCTGTGAGAATGAGAAGCAGCTTGCACTGTGGTGAGAGAGGATTAGGATAATATTCTTTCTAATGGCTGATCTTTTATCCCTTTCAGAATGTTTTTAGAAGCTGGGAAACATGTCCTTGTTGAGTACCCCATGGCTTTGTCTGCTAAGGCAGCCCATGAGCTCTGGGAGATGGCTGAGCAGAAAGGTAACACATTTGTTCTCAAGAGTGTAAACAGTATTACCTGTTGGGTAGCACCAAAGGCACCAAACTCAAAGGCAAGTCTCTAGCCTACTGTTAGTCATCACATGCAAGGGAGTATGACTGTCTCAGAGATGTGCCAAGGTAGGATTTAAGACTTAGGCCAATCgggaaacaaacacacaaatgtCAATGCTAAAAGTAAGGTATATTTGCCCTCAGAAAAACTCTAGCCTCTATTTGTGACAGAATGCCGTTAAAGAGGAAAACTTCTGTCACAGTGATAGTAAAGCACTTGATGAGTGCAGCTGTTGGGCTTGTGCAATTCTATGTCCTCTCCTTCGAAATGAAACTGCAAACAGCTCTCCTAGCTTCTAGCATTTGTGATGTGCTGGccacacacagctgctcatGCTATTGTAGGCCAGCAAGGCATCCCTGCCTGAAAGACAGCTTGTCTCTAAGCAAAATCTCTTTATTTCGGGAAAGCGTGTGGTCCCATCCCAGTGGTGCAAAGGGTCAGAAGCAGGCAGTTCATTTGAGGCCAGTGGGGATGAATGGGGTTCCAAGAggaagagcagtgctgggcGGGAGCAGAATGCAAATCATTTGGACAAGCTGCACTTTTTATAGCACTGCTTCTTGAAAATCTCCTTTGTGACTTTTGTCCTGAAACACCGGAGGTGTAGGATTTCTCCTGTGCTGTTTCCCTGTACCAACACCAGTTACTGCCGTGTTGCTCACTAAATGGTTTCCCATTGAGCAGAATTTATGCCTCTTTtcttgaagcagcagcagttacTGTCAGCAGCCTACACTGACTCTCCTGGAAATCTTCTAGAAAAACACATACTGAATGAGAGACACATTCAACTTGTATTGGATAACCTCTATTTTAAAGTAGCCCAATTAATTGCAATGGAGGGAGGTACTCCTTAACATATTGTTCCAATCTGGGTCTGACCATTatgctattttttccccttcctttttctttcttactaccctgggaggaaaaatgcagaacaaGGAAATGTGAAGGGAAAAAGGCCAAGAATTAATCTATCTGTTACTCTGCAGTCTCATGTTTCAGCCTTAGCTGGGTACTGGGTTTCCTTACAGAGTTTCTGTTAAACATAGCAGCTACTGTTCCCGTAGTCTCTGTATTTGTTGTCTCCTGAAAATCCTTAATGCAGATTGATGCTTCAGCTCAGGGCCCATGTTTGATTTCCTTCCTGACACCACTTTGTGAGCCATGCATGAGaatttttctaaatgaattCCCACTGGTGGCTAGTGAAGCCTTTACTGTTTAGACGTGACTTTGATTCACACAGAAAACTTTTATTTAATCTGTCCtgatttttgccctttttttgtgtgtgtttttttgttttgttttgttttttaatggcAGATAAAGTACTCCATGTGGAGCACATTGAACTTCTTACTGAAGAGtacaagcagctgaaaaaagagGTGGCTGGGAAAGACCTAGTGAAGGGAACATTGCATTTCACAGGTCAGTAGCTCTGAAGAAATCAAAGTCTATCTGGATTTGTCTGACTGTACCACAGGGATGCCAGTGCTTCCAGGCTTCATTTTGTCCTTTTACACAAGAGTCTGTCTATAAACTGAGTAGAGACACAGGTACTGGTTCTGGATAATTCCCTTGTTGAATCCACATACACCCTCCTGTCCTCAACATGTCCTGAAAGGTCTGGTTTGTTGTATATGTACTTTGTGCAGCCCTCTCTGCCATAGCTCATCAACTGATCCATTTCGACATTCACCATGTTTGTTGACTTTCCTACTCAGTCCATCCACTCATGATCTTTCTACACCCTGATCTTTAAGCCTGCAACACTGCAGTTTCTTCATCCTTTCCTATAATGCAGAAggcattattatttttcctattcctCAAGAGTTTCTATTCCACCAGGTAGTGTCCTCGATGAAAACAAATCAGGATTCCCAGCTTTCAGTGGAATTGCCCGTCTGACTTGGCTGATTGACCTCTTTGGAGACCTCACTGTTACCTCTGCCaccagagagaagcagaaggatAAGAATTATTCCAGAATGACTGTTCACTTTCAGACAGCAAACAAGAAGTGAGTAATGTCTGTGGCAACACGTGAGCCAGGCTCCTCACCCTCTGCAGGACTTCTGTGTGCAGGTGTTCTGCATCCTCTTCTCCTCTTGTGGAAACAGAATGGGTGGAGGCTGGCATGAAAGTGTACATGTCTTTTAAAGATGCACTTTATAATATTGAGTTTGATCTCCCTTTTATTATGTGGTGACAATATCCTTCCTATCAAATAGGATGTTTTTAATAGCCTTACTAAAAAGTGGTATAACTATGAAGTATGCCATCAGTATTTCATACTGTCGATTGAGTACTCAACTTGGTCCAAAGACTGGTGGAAACTCTCAGGTTTGGTCATTCTGGACCATCTGTGCAGAGTTCATGTCCTTTCAAATAGGTTGAAGTTACTTAAAATGTAAGTTTAAAGCAACAAGATACAACTTGAGAATTATCTGACATGAAAAGGTAAATTACCCAATGGTGATGGAActgtttgttccttttctttttttttgtggttgcaGATATGCTAGTAGACCTCTTAAAAAGCCCAAACCTAACCCAGCATTTTAGATAAACGTTTAGTTAAAGTAGTAACCTGAAGGACTAGCTGTTTGTGGGGTGAATAATCAGGGCTCATTTGAACTTTTAGCTTCACCACAGGTCTGGTTAAGCATTTCATCAGCCACTCCTACGAACCCCATTGCAGTTTATCTTGAGATTATCATCTTGTTTTAGCAATCTTCCTCtctctttaaataaaacagcatttcaaattCCTTTTGAAATGCAGTTGTGAGAGGACAGAACTCTGTATACAAGCTCTGTTTATCCTCTTAGCAATTTGCTAGTAACATAAGTAGCTGTAAAGATCTAGATAGGGTGAGATTTTGAACTAACTCCAGCAGATGGAACTAGCGGGTGGTTTAAACATTTCCCTGGCTGTCCCGTCTCCTGTGTAGTCCTTAGCTGCTATGTGTGATATTTGCTGGATACGGAACTGTTTCTGGATTACTGGTTTTTTCCTACTCTGCACCACTAACTGATATCTGCTTCTCTTGGCTACTACTATTTGTATGGATCAGTAAGTGTTTTCTCACCATGAGTGTTTTAATAACTTTGTGGACAGTCAGGTTTATGCCTCTGGGATAATTTAGGGTGGGTGGAAAATTACATAGCGTTCCTGTGTTGTGTTCGGTGCTGGGGCCATATTTCCTGCTGACCTTCCCCCACTGACGTCAGCGGAGTTTCTGCAGTAGAGAATTTGGCCCACTCTCTGTCTAGTGAAATTATGGCCCATCAGTAATGGTGGTGGTGTTACGGGTCTAATTTGGCCAACCTTTATTTTGCTGAAGGATGAGAAAGGGCTGTACCTTTCATGAGAGGTATCCTATCCTGTTTTtgaaagacatgagtacagtAACCTTGAGAAATCAGGTTAATTCATCCTATTTTCTGCCTTGGAAAATACAGCAGGTGCAGAATGCAGGAGCCTGTGTTCTGCTTGTTAAGCAGGGATTTGTGCAAAGGGCATAGTCTGTCTCCACTGTACAGCCCACCCTGGCTGCTCGTCTGGCTCTGGGTGGATTTTGGAGGTGTGTATTAATGACTGCACCCAGTTATTTGAGAGATGACCTCTCCCTCTGTTGTGTGTCCAAGACAGCTGAGCTGACAGCCTCTCTGTGATACAACATTAAGCAATCCAGGAAAAGTCAAGCCTCTACTGACAGCGCGTCTGGTTTGGGACTGCAGTTCCTGTCCCAGGATTACAGAGCTTGGATTCAGTAAATGTCAGAAATCAATTTTTAGTGCAAGCTGGAAAGATAATGATTTGGTCAGCATCTCTTTTGATGTTAACTAGGAATAGGGTCCAATTGTCCAATTCCCATCCAAGCTAAGGGAGCCTCTCATTGATTTaatgataaattaaaaatattggcATTTTCAAagtgtgaaaatgaaaaggtttaaaagaaattgaagaTATTTTCTGAACTTATTCTGACaataaacatttgaaattatGTTTTTGTGGAGATTTAAGCTTACAGAGTCTGATCAAATATCTTCAAATTGAACATTCATAGAAAATGATGTAATACATGCTTTCTGCAGAAAGTTGTTGTATAAAATTTTAAGCTGAGTGGACCCAGAATTCTTTCAAGCATGAGACCAGCGTAATTCTTCTGGAGGTACAAAGTGTGTTTGCTTCATATTGGTTTATTGAGCTATCGCAGTCCAGCAAGGGTCACTCATTATTCGAGGAAAAAGGGAATCAGACAAGCAAAAAGTCTTTTCCAGTCTCTGAGTAAAATGTAGCTAAGAAAATGCTATCAGTTTAAAATCTGGAAAGACAAAATGGCTATAGAAAGTCAGggtgttttcttcactgcaGACTGTTTGCTTTGCAAGCAGTCAGTATAAAAGTGGTTTGTTAGTGCTtgattaaattttctttttcttcttctttaacTACCCAACATATGTAATCCACCTTTATTCAGCTATCAAAAATGTTGGATTTGTTGCTTGTAAGTAATGCTACTAACACTTCTAAACAACTAAATGTATCTGTAGCTAGATAATAATTCAATGAAAATGGGTAAATTGTCTATGAAAAAAGCTACAGCCCTTCACAATTTTCTGACATAAAATACAAATCTGTTTCTTAAGCTACGAAATTGCTTAAATAATGTGTGGACTTGCAACATACTTATCTTTATAGCAAAAGAAGAGGCTTATTTCAGAGTAGAAGTTgttgttaattaaaaattagtaCGTTTTGCTTACCAATCAAGTAGAATCAACCTCTCTTTGGGAAAATGACTAAAAATCCAATTGCAGAAGAAGATAAATCTGTTAGTAAATCCAGCATTTTCCTGCTCACTGATCTAAATCAGTCATTCTAATCACTTTGATTAaattctgcctgctctgcatgTTTGTGCTTCTGGTTCAGTGGCTTCCCAAGCTAGAGCAGAAGGCATACACTTGAGCCTGATCACTGGTGTGCATCTGCTCTAGATCACcccagggaggtgattctgcaCTGACAGGGCCTGTTTTGGATCATATCATGAGCTCCTTGCTATTACATGATGGAGATCTTTGCCTGTGCCTGCCCAGTGGTTTCTTGATGCCTGCCTACCTGAGATAAAGCAGCTTTGAGTAACAGAGGCCTGAGCCTCTATCGTAAGGATATAAAACTGGCTCTTTCAAATCGGAGCAAGGCCCAGcttgctctgcagcctccctctGACCCAGATCAACAGCCTTAACCTCAGGGAAGGAGGATGGcaacacagaaaacactgagcAATATGGCCCCCATCACCCTTCTGGCTTGCAGTGACATGTAGCCCTGGGACTTCCTAAAACACATGGTGCCTTTGCTTTCATTAGTCctctgagaattttttttgtgcattCTTGGAGGCTGTgatttgggtattttttcctcctccagttGTTTTATTCTGTTCAGCCAGGTTCATCTGGCCATGCTTAATTTGTAGGGGGAGTGGTGGGGATGTGGATGTACAGGTGAGCAAAGAATAATTGATATGATGATGTAAATATAGAAACTGAATCCTAGAGAATAAAAGATGAGAGATGCAGAAACATTAAGCTGAGTGCTCTGCAGAATGTGTTCAGGGCAGATTGACAAGGACTTTCTCTCCAGATCTAATGATACTGAAGATTTAATGGGCAGTACTTGGAGACAAAATTTATTCTTCCGAGCTATTGATACCTTCATAATTTGTGAGCGGCAGACTAAAGTGGGCTATAAAGGATTGTGGAAGGGCCATCAATAAccaagtaagaaaaataatgtgcaTCCTCTAAACACAGGCAGTAGTGAGTGCTGATGAATGAGCTGCAGAAAGGCAATGGTATGGTTCAGGCAGTTGacaaaagagcaggaaaggaagATCATGACTGTGGCTGGTGTTGAGGACCATTCCTCAAAGGCGTTCCAGCTTTGAGTCAAGGAGTCTGTTAAGACCCCTGAAGTGGCACAGCATGTCCCATGGTTCCTTTCCCGTCAGCCAAGATGGGAAGTTGGGAAGGAAGGTGTGAGCTATGCAAGTCCGTAGCCATTACCACCAAACTTGGTTTGGAGACTGTGCTATCATGGTGATATAAGACAGGACTCTGCTCTGATTAAGAAAGGCCTGCCTTGAGAGTCTGTGTAGGTATAATTTTTAGGATCAGCTCAGTGCTCCCAGTGATGagaatgaaacattttgaaaggtCAGAGAGTATGGACACTTGTGTCTATGTGAGTGAACTTGTTCAGCTCATCCCAAGGGGGTGCGGTTCAGCTCACATAGTAGCACCTGGGTCATCATTATGTGCCTGTGTGACTTAAATTTATTCTTGCTGGAGGAATGACTAGACATTGAGGACCTTTTGAGTTTAGCTGTGACCGAATTATGTACAAAATTTTTGGACatttaactgcatttttcatCCAAGTCCACAAACAGCCCACAAACTTCCCTCTTCCTTATGACATGACTTGATgttgcttgctttgctttgtttgtagGGAAAACAAAGCTGGAGAGAGCTTAGGTGGTGGGCCAAAAGTCATGGCATGCAACAGTGGCAGAGGTATGACTGTTACCTGCTGTTGAGCTCTGTAACCACAAGGCATGTTGGTCAGGACACATTGCCTAAATATGCAATGACTGATATTCAAAAACAGTGCATTTCTTAGAGCATTTTCTGtaaatgctgagaaaaaaatccaaacaaattaGAATTGTTGATTCAATTTCTTAATTAATactttttctctgctccttcaCACTAGACCGTTGACTTGGATTGAAGAAAGGGGGCCAGGGATGAGACgtgaaaagaaaatcaacttCTGTTTCACAAGTGGTTGCCTGGAGAACTTCCCTGAAGCCCCAAGGTCTTCCGTGGGCCTTTTCATGCAGGATCAGAACCTCTTTGCCAAGAAACTGCTGGGCCAGGTCTCCAAGGAGGAGCTGGCTGCTGAGAAATGGCGAATTTTGCGGTGTCTTGACCTTGCTGAGGTGATCCAACAGTACTGTGAAGAGCCAGAGAAAATCTATTCCTGAGACTGCTCTTGGGGAAGGAGGAATATGGCAGACAGAAAAGCTGTAGGGCTAGAGCTCAGTGTTGCCATCAAGCAGTTGCTATTTCTGGTTCATGACCTTCTTTTTGAGTATTTGTGATTCCTGGGCTGTCCAGGTGGTCTGGAGAGTCTGGGCTATACCCCGTGCCTTCTGGTTCGCACCAGACCACAGCAATTGCCCTGCTCTGATGCATCTCTGTCCTTTCAGGTAGTTAGGAACCTAGCAAAAACAAGCTTTGCTGTGATTCAGCTGGAAATATCACTGAGAGTAGATCCTGCAGGACTGTAAATACTATATATAATTCTCTCTGCCGGGGTCTGTCCCCCCATTCCAGATATGTCTGGAAATGAATGTGTCTCAGCAGTATTCAtgtaatattttttagaaagaagTATTAGCTAGAAAGATGTTCCAGTTCAGTTTTCCACCTCTTTACTTGAAATACAGAACTTGTGCCACCACAGTCCTGACCTTTTCTTCCAGTTGTCCTGAATTGTCTGTGTGTTTGCTCTAATTAGTAGTTTTGCCTGTTAGATGGGGTGCGGGGGGGAGGTTGTGTGATTTCTGGGTTTCAAATAGAAATTCAAATTTCTATTTGaaattagaataaaatagaatcTGTGTTGGTATCAAACCAGAATAGAAGAAAAGTCTTGTCTCTTGATAGGTGCCATATTTATTTCATTCAGTTTCTCTGGTGCCCTGGGCCAACATAGAAATCTTTTCCCAGCAGAGATTAGGAACATGCATTGAACTAATGCATTGCCTGCCTACTTTCTGCTGAAtctaagtatttttctttttgaactgGAAGCAGCATATTATTCTCCTTCATTTGTGTTGTAATTCAGCAAGGGAGGGGATCatagcaaaaaataataaatatcttgcatttaagaaaagaaaatcactaATGTactcctagaaacagagaaattcaTTAGGAATAGTGATAAATTTAGAACAGTATTGTAGAAAATGGAGCAATTTGCAAATATATCCATGGTTATGTCATGGTTGAACCCCACCTAGCAACTAAGCAAATAAGCTGCTTGCTTATTGTAcctcagtgggatgggggagagaatcagaaaggtaatagtgaggggaaaaaaggtgggTTGAGATAATgacagtttaacaggtaaagcaaaagctgcacatgcaagcaaagcaaaacagggagttcattcactgcttcccatgggcaggcaggtgttcagccactCCCAGGAAATCAGGGCTCTATCACACAcaatggtgacttgggaagacaacCACCAGCACTCTGAATGTCCCCCCCCTTcattctccttccccagctttatatgctaCATGGTATGGAATACTGCTTAGTGGTCAGCTGTCCtagctgtgtcccctcccaaatTCTTGTGCGCCCCCAGCCTTCTCActggtgggatggggtgagaagcaggaaaggccttgaggctgtgcaaacactgcttagcaataactaaaacatccctgtgttatcgacactgtttccagcaaaatccaaaacacagccccatattAGCTGCTCTGAATcaaattaactctaccccagccaaaaccagcccagGGTATAGCATATGACACTTGTGGGAATGGCTCTTTAGCATTTTTACTGTAGTCACGGGATCAcatatgaaaacattatcacttccctaaagaagcattttaattttagaagcCTAAGCATGGCACAACACTATTAACAATTCCTCTGGTTGTCTTTTACTTTCTAATTACAGCATCTGTTGGTGCTATATTAATATAGCAGCAAACTTCAGTCTGGGCAATTGTTCtttcaaaccaaaacaatcttttttttttctgctttatcatTTGGGCAACTTATTAATAAGGGAGCGTGAATGTTTACATAATTATAGCCAGTGAATATTGACAGTTAAAAGTCTTCCTTTGGGTAAATGTTCATTCAGAAGTTGGATACAATTCAGTTCGTTGGAAACAAAAAAGGGTAGTCTGTGTAGTTTTCTCCCAAATCAGTCAGATCTTAACAGTGACTGGAGCTTGATGTGTGAATGAATTCTGCATGTGACATTTGTTTAAATCTACCCTATCTGTTAAAATCAGTGATAATTCTCCTATTGCCTTCAGTGGATTGAGACCCACGTGGGTTGGC carries:
- the BLVRA gene encoding biliverdin reductase A, with amino-acid sequence MFGTVVVGVGIAGLARIRDLMNPMPSSPSEHLKLFGFVSRRSFGNINEAKQISLEDALRNKDIHAAFISTENRSHEETIRMFLEAGKHVLVEYPMALSAKAAHELWEMAEQKDKVLHVEHIELLTEEYKQLKKEVAGKDLVKGTLHFTGSVLDENKSGFPAFSGIARLTWLIDLFGDLTVTSATREKQKDKNYSRMTVHFQTANKKPLTWIEERGPGMRREKKINFCFTSGCLENFPEAPRSSVGLFMQDQNLFAKKLLGQVSKEELAAEKWRILRCLDLAEVIQQYCEEPEKIYS